One region of Sebastes fasciatus isolate fSebFas1 chromosome 1, fSebFas1.pri, whole genome shotgun sequence genomic DNA includes:
- the LOC141776867 gene encoding uncharacterized protein LOC141776867 has product MSHVRLCSHCTVTGPTVIDIHGQVNSVQDRCAYALMRTPLFPNLQVHATFQERRRKDVSFLDRVILSMENPRVDINLEQGGKVQLDNVPMTLNATAQPVHGVELSQDQTGVTAKMSHLNNTITVFFDGYTAQIHIKGPSGQAPPVDGLCGNSSRPLSEERLSNYSATGCETQYQDAADSTINCNATTERCDLLKEAPFTACHSNIAPEPYVAACTNTLCKYPDVDSLNCQFLEAYAKACSLYSDDTLDGWRSKANCYPQAFCQDRFCSAHEFRGEKSNSGETRCHCRAIFASPYRSQNTLGDAVFCNGTTQSVALVGCLLGDKGINYSDLHLYDKNCRGEMDNATHMVTLGLDTKTETCGTIIRMNNGTVINKNGVILETTGEELMDFKCPFVLPDINIDFSVTIKVKSGISSSSVAYITTGIWNYTLTMTAYTNARRTHIVNKDTYLHLNQKVWFELKTDGLNDKMVNLVTHSCFATNDPSPDASLTYNLIMDGCGNAADKTVVVESNGQGTAPSKGVGWG; this is encoded by the exons ATGTCTCATGTCAGACT GTGCTCCCATTGCACTGTGACTGGTCCCACTGTCATCGATATCCACGGCCAGGTTAACTCTGTCCAGGACCGGTGTGCGTACGCTCTGATGAGGACCCCATTATTCCCAAATTTACAGGTTCATGCGACATTCCAGGAACGACGGCGTAAAGATGTTAGCTTTTTGGACCGTGTGATCCTGTCTATGGAGAATCCACGTGTTGATATCAACCTGGAACAAGGCGGGAAAGTTCAG CTGGACAACGTACCGATGACGCTCAACGCCACGGCTCAGCCGGTTCACGGAGTGGAGCTCTCTCAGGACCAGACCGGAGTGACCGCCAAGATGTCCCACTTGAACAACACGATAACTGTCTTCTTTGATGGCTACACTGCACAGAtacacattaaag GACCGAGTGGACAAGCTCCACCAGTGGATGGTTTATGTGGCAACTCCAGCAGGCCTTTGAGTGAAGAGAGGCTCTCTAATTACAGTGCAACCGG CTGTGAGACGCAGTACCAGGACGCCGCTGACAGCACGATCAACTGCAACGCAACGACTGAACG CTGTGATCTCCTGAAAGAGGCGCCCTTCACGGCCTGTCACAGCAACATCGCCCCAGAGCCCTACGTAGCTGCCTGCACCAACACTTTGTGCAAATATCCTGATGTGGACAGTCTCAACTGTCAGTTCCTGGAGGCCTACGCCAAAGCCTGCAGCCTCTACAGCGATGACACACTGGACGGCTGGAGGTCAAAGGCCAACTGCT ACCCTCAGGCCTTTTGTCAGGACCGATTCTGCAGTGCTCATGAGTTCCGCGGGGAGAAGAGCAACAGTGGTGAAACCCGTTGCCACTGTCGGGCCATATTTGCTTCCCCATACAGATCTCAAAACACTttag GTGACGCGGTGTTCTGCAATGGGACCACTCAGTCGGTTGCTCTGGTTGGTTGTCTCCTTGGGGACAAAGGCATCAACTACTCTGACTTACACCTTTACGACAAGAACTGCCGAGGTGAAATGGACAACGCGACCCACATGGTGACCTTAGGCCTCGACACCAAGACTGAGACCTGTGGAACGATAATCAGG ATGAACAACGGCACAGTTATCAACAAGAATGGCGTCATTCTGGAGACCACCGGTGAGGAACTGATGGACTTCAAATGTCCCTTTGTTCTTCCAGATATCAACATCGATTTCTCAGTAACCATCAAAGTCAAGAGTGGCATCAGCAG CTCTTCGGTCGCGTATATTACAACTGGAATTTGGAACTACACTTTGACCATGACGGCCTACACTAACGCCCGCCGCACACACATTGTGAATAAGGACACCTACCTCCACCTGAACCAGAAGGTCTGGTTTGAGCTGAAGACAGACGGCCTGAATGATAAAATGGTTAATCTGGTGACCCACTCCTGCTTTGCAACCAACGATCCATCACCCGATGCCTCTCTGACATACAACCTCATCATGGACGg CTGTGGGAACGCTGCTGACAAAACCGTGGTGGTGGAGAGCAACGGACAGGGAACAGCCCCAtccaaaggtgttggatggggttga
- the pdhb gene encoding pyruvate dehydrogenase E1 component subunit beta, mitochondrial — translation MNMAASVRCLLRSGKDVVSAVGRRGFHRSSPAAVQMMVRDALNQAMDEELERDERVYLLGEEVAQYDGAYKVSRGLWKKYGDKRIIDTPITEMGFAGIAVGSAMAGLRPICEFMTFNFSMQAIDQVINSAAKTNYMSAGLQSVPIVFRGPNGASAGVAAQHSQCFAAWYGHCPGLKVVSPWSAEDAKGLLKSAIRDDNPVVFLENELMYGVPFEMSEESQSKDFTIPIGKAKVERQGTHVTLVSHSRYVSHCLDAAVVLAKEGIECEVINLRTIRPMDVESIETSVMKTSHLVTVEGGWPQFGVGAEICARIMEGPAFNYLDAPATRVTGVDIPMPYAKILEDNSVPQIKDIIFSVKKTLNV, via the exons ATGAACATGGCGGCGTCTGTGAGGTGCTTACTGCGCTCAGGAAAA GATGTGGTGTCTGCTGTCGGTCGCAGAGGGTTTCATCGGAGCTCTCCTGCTGCTGTGCAG ATGATGGTCCGTGATGCCCTGAACCAGGCGATGGAcgaggagctggagagagacGAGCGGGTGTACCTGTTGGGTGAGGAGGTGGCCCAGTACGACGGAGCCTACAAG gtgagcAGAGGTCTGTGGAAAAAGTACGGAGACAAACGCATCATCGACACTCCGATCACAGAG ATGGGCTTTGCTGGCATCGCAGTGGGATCCGCCATG GCTGGCCTGAGACCCATCTGCGAGTTCATGACCTTTAACTTCTCCATGCAAGCCATCGACCAGGTCATCAACTCCGCGGCAAAGACCAACTACATGTCCGCCGGTCTGCAGTCGGTGCCCATCGTCTTCAGAGGACCCAACGGAGCATCAGCAGGCGTCGCCGCACAGCACTCCCAGTGCTTCGCTGCATG gtaCGGTCACTGTCCAGGTCTGAAGGTGGTGAGTCCCTGGAGCGCAGAAGATGCCAAAGGTCTCCTGAAATCAGCCATCAGAGACGACAATCCTG tggtGTTTCTGGAGAATGAGCTGATGTACGGTGTTCCCTTCGAGATGTCAGAGGAGTCACAGTCCAAAGACTTCACCATTCCCATCGGCAAGGCCAAGGTCGAGAGACAAG GGACTCATGTCACTTTGGTCAGTCACTCTCGGTATGTCAGTCACTGCCTGGATGCCGCTGTCGTCCTCGCCAAGGAGGGAATCGAGTGCGAG GTGATCAACCTGCGGACCATCCGTCCTATGGATGTGGAGAGTATTGAGACCAGCGTGATGAAGACCAGCCACCTGGTGACAGTGGAGGGCGGCTGGCCTCAGTTTGGGGTTGGAGCTGAGATCTGCGCCAGGATCATGGAAG GTCCCGCCTTCAACTACCTGGACGCTCCAGCCACCAGGGTGACGGGCGTCGACATCCCCATGCCGTACGCCAAAATCCTGGAGGACAACAGCGTGCCGCAGATCAAAGACATCATCTTCTCTGTCAAAAAGACCCTCAATgtctga